The genomic stretch GACACACACGCCGCTGTCGCAGCTGTGGCCCACGCTGCTGTGGCTGGGCGCGGCGTTCGTCATCACCTTCCAGTTCACGCTGTACCTGTTGGACTTGTATGACCTCCGTGTGGCCGCGGAGGACCGGGTGCGGGGATACCGGTTCCTCAAGGCCGCGGGTGTCACGGCGATGGTGGCGGGCGGCGTCATGCTCGTCACCCCGCTGGTCGTGCCGATGCAGCTTCCGCCGGGCACGCTGCTGGGCGGGGCCATGGGCGCCCTGGCCGGGACGTTGATGGTGCGGGTGTCCATCCGCGCCCTGGTGGGAGCGCCGCACTCGGTGCTCCTCGTGGGCGAAGGGCCCAAGGCGCGCGCGGTGGCCAGCGCGATTGATGCCGGCGGGGAGGGCACCTACCGCATCGTGGGCCTGACGGACCCTCGCACCTCGGGCGAGGCGCTGGAGCAGACGGCGGCCCGGCTGAACGCGGCTTTTGTCGTGCAGGCCGCGGATGACATGCGCGGGGCCAACTGGGTGGACGGCCTGCTGCGCTGCCGGCTCCAGGGCCGGCGGGTGTATGAGGCCACGGGCTTCTGCGAGCGGGTGCTGCGCCGGATACCGGTGCAGTTCCTGAGGGCGAGCGACTTCGCCTTCGCGGACGAGCTCACCGTGTCCCCGCTGCGCCGCACGCTGAAGCGGGGCTTCGACATCGCGGTGGCATCCCTCCTGCTAATGCTGTCCGCGCCCTTCCTGTTGCTGGTCGTGGTGGCCATCAAGCTGGATTCGAAGGGACCCATCTTCTACCGGCAGGAAAGGACCGGGCTGTTCGGGAGCACGTATCACCTGTGGAAGTTCCGCAGCATGCGCACGGACGCGGAGAAGCATGGCGCGGTGTGGGCGAAGGCGAACGATGACCGTGTCACGCGGGTGGGCCGCTTCATCCGCCGCACGCGCATCGACGAGATTCCCCAGGTCTTCAACATCCTGACGGGAGACATGAGTTTCGTGGGGCCCCGCCCCGAGAGGCCAGTGTTCGTCGAGCAGTTGAAGCAGCAGATTCCGTTCTACGGCCTGCGGGAGGCCGTCAAGCCAGGCCTGACGGGGTGGGCTCAGATTCGCTACCCCTACGGCGCGTCGGTGGAGGATGCGCGGAACAAGCTGGAGTTCGACCTGTACTACGTGAAGAACGGTTCGCTGTTCCTGGATGTGGGAATCATCTTCCACACCGTGAGGCATGTGCTTCTCGGTCGTGGGGCGCGGTAGGGCATTTCGCTTTCCCGGCCTCCGCTGAGGCAGGCCGGGAGGTGGGCTCGCCTGGGGAGGCGGGCTGGGGCGTCGTGGATGGGGGTTAGCGTCATGGTGGGAATGGACATGGAAGCGCCGCTGCCCGCGGAGTGGGCGGAGGCCCGCCGCAGGCTGGAGTTGGAGCGCCAGGGCAACGAGGTGCTTCAGGGGCAGGTGGATCGGCCGACGCGCATCGTCGCCATCGGCGGAGGCACGGGGTTGCCCATGGTGCTGCGCGGCCTGGCCCGGCGCGCGACACCGAAGGCCCGGGAGCCCGGCATCGACATCACCGCGGTGGTGGCCATGAGCGACGACGGCGGCAGCTCGGGCCGTTTGCGGCGCCAACATGGCGCGCTGCCTCCGGGCGACATCCGCAACTGCCTGGTGGCGCTGGCGGGTGGAAAGAACGCGCTCAAGGACGTCTTCCAGTTCCGCTTCGGCGGGGCGCGCGGCCTGGCGGGCCACGCGGTGGGCAACCTGCTCATCGCCGCGCTCGCGGAGCTGAAGGGGGACTTCATGGAGGCGGTGCGCATGTCCGGGGAGCTGCTGGGCGCCAGGGGCCACGTGCTGCCGTCCACGCTGGCGTCCGTGCAGTTGGTGGCGCAGATGCATGACGACACGGAGGTGGTGGGGGAGCGCAACATCTGCCGCGCGCACGGCCGGGTGCGCCGCGTCACGCTGAGTCCCCGCTCGCCACCGCCCACCGAGGGACTGCTGGAGGCCATCTACACGGCGGACCTCATCGCCATCGGTCCGGGCTCGCTGTACTCGAGCGTGCTGCCCAACCTGCTGGTGGACGGCGTGGCCCAGGCGCTCAAGGAGACGCGCGCGCTGAAGGTCATGGTGGCCAACCTGATGACGCAGCCGGGTGAGACGGACGGCATGTCCTGCCTGGACCACGTGCAGGCCGTCACGGACCACGTGGGGCCGGTGCTGGACGCGGTGCTCGTCAACGGCACGCTGCCCACGGAAGAGGCGACCCGGCGCTATGCGCGGCGCGGCTCGTTCGTGGTGTCGGCCAACCCGCGGGACTTGATTGGCGCGGGCGTGGTGCCGGTGCAGGCGGACCTCCTCAAGGCAGGGTCCAGGATTCGACACGACAGCCGCAAGGTCGCCGCCTGCCTGCTGAAGATGGCCCGCAGCGGGTTGTAGCCGCGAACCTCCATCACCACCTTGGGCGCCCGACACCTCATGGAAGCAAGAGACCTTTCTGCATCGCCGCGCGTCACCGAAGTCACGGGACGCGCGGCCTTCATGGCCCTGGAGTCCGAGTGGAACGCGCTCGTGGAGGCCACCTCCAACGAGCTGTTCTTCCGACATGAGTTCATCCGCATCTGGATGGACAACTTCGTACCCGGTGTGAATCCGCGCGTGCTGACGCTGCGGGACACGGACGGGAGCCTCGGCGCGGTGCTCCCGCTGTGGGAGGAGCGCACGACGCTGCTGGGGGTGCCGGTGCGGCAGCTGTCCGCGGCGGCCAATGCCCACTCCTGCCGGTTCGACCTGGTGGCGAGGGAACCGGAGGTCGCCGCGGCGGCCTTCGTGTCCCACCTGCGCTCGGCCGGTGGCTGGGATGTGCTGCGGCTCACGGACGTCCCCGACAGTGGGGCCGCCTGCCGGCTGCACGCGGCGGCGCGCGAGTCCGGCCTGCCCGTGGGCGAATGGGAGTCCCTGCGCTCGCCCTACGTGCCGCTGCCGGCGACCCGCGACGCCTTCCAGAAGACACTGCAGTCCAAGTTCAAGGCCAACTGCCGTCGCCGCCGCCGCAAGCTGGAGGAGAAGGGCCAGCTCACCTTCGAGCGGGTGGACAGTGGGCTTGGCCTGGAGGGCACGCTGGAGGAAGGCTTCCTGCTGGAGCAGAGCGGCTGGAAGGGCGCGCGGGGTACGGCCATGGCGCAGGATGCGCGCACGCGCGGCTTCTACACGGAGCTGGCGCGGGACTCAGCCTACCGCCAGCGGCTGGCGCTGTACTTCCTGCGGCTGGACGGCCGGCCGGTGGCCTTCCAATACGGCCTGGAATACGGCGGGCGCTACTTCCTGCTGAAGCCCGGCTACGACGAAACCCTGCGTGAGTGCAGCCCGGGCCAGCTCCTGGTGGATGAGGTCATCGCGACCTGCATCGACCGGGGCCTGCACGAGTTCGACTTCCTGGGGCCGGACATGGTGTGGAAGCGCGACTGGACGAACGAGGTCCGGCGCCACACCTGGCTCTACGTGTTCAATGACTCCCCCTTCGGCCAGGCGCTGTGTGCGACCAAGTTCCGGTGGGGGCCCGCGGTGAAAGAGGTGGTGTCGCGATGGAGACGATGAAGCACTCTGGCCGGCTGTTCGTGCCGTCACTGCCCACGCTGTGGCCGCACATGCTGCTGTCTCGGCCGAAGCCCGGCGCGCTGCCGCCGTTCTCCTCGCCCAACGTCCGCTACTTCTACTTCGCCCGCAACGCCATCTGGCTGACGGTGAAGATGCTGGGGTTGGATTCGGGGGAGGTGTTGATGCCCGCCTACCACCACGGCGTGGAGGTGGAGGCCTTGGTGGACGCCGGCTCCACGCCGCGCTTCTACCGCGTGGGCAGCCGCTGGGACGTGGACCTGGACGACGTGGCCCGGCGCATCGGCCCGAAGACGCGGGCCTTGTACCTGACGCACTACGCGGGCTTCCCGGGCCCCGTCGCGGAGATGCGCAAGCTGGCGGACCAGCACGGCCTCATCCTCATCGAGGACTGCGCGCTGTCGCTGCTGTCCTCCGACGGCGCGGTGCCCCTGGGGTCGACGGGAGACGTGAGCATTTTCTGCCTCTACAAGACGCTTCCGGTTCCCAATGGGGGCGCGCTGGTCGTCAACGGCCCGCGCCAGTACAGCCTGCCGGAGCCGCCCGCGCCGCCGTCCGTGTCCACCTTCAGCCACACGGTGTCCGCGCTGCTGCAGAACCTGGAGCTGCGCGGCGGCCTGGCCGGCCGGGCCCTGCGCGGCGCCGTGCGCACGCTGGGGCATGGCACCGTGAAGGCGGCCAGCATCGAGCGCGTGGCCACGGGGACGCAGCACTTCGACCGCAAGCACGTGGACCTGGGCATGAGCCCGCTGACGAAGCGGATTGCCCTGGCCCAGGACCTGGAATCCATCGTCGAGCAGCGGCGCCGCAACTACTTCTTCCTGCTGGGCCGGCTGCGCGACATCTCCGCGCCGCTGTTCAACCAGCTGCCGCCGGGCGCGTGCCCGCTGTTCTACCCGCTGGTGGTGCAGGACAAGGCGGAGGTGCTGGCGCGGCTGCGCGCGAAGGGAATCGACGCCATCGACTTCTGGAAGCGCTTCCACCCGGCCTGTGACGCATCGGCCTTCCCGGAGGTGGCGCAGCTTCGTCGCTCCATCGTGGAGATTCCGTGCCACCAGGACCTGACGCCGGAGGTCATGGCGGACGTGGCGCAGGCGGTGCGCGAGGCTGTGAAGTCGGACCATCGGTCGAAGAAGCGCGCGGGGTGAAGTTCATTCGGGGCACAGGGGAGGGGCGGCTGCCCCTCCGGGAGGACGGGTGTTGATTCGGGAGGATGAGCTGTCGCAAGGACCGTGGGCCGCGCACCCGTTGGAGGTAGGCGCCGTGGGCAGCCTCTCCACCCTTGCGGGGATGCGGGAGGAATGGGCCACGCTGATGGACGCGAGCGACGCGGGGCCCTTCAACGCCTGGGAGTGGGTGTACCCGTGGTGCCGGCGCATCGCCACGGGCCGGCGCCCGCTGGTGCTGACCGCGCGCGACGCGGCGGGCACGCTGGTGGGTCTGATGCCGCTGGGCGTCGAGTACCTGGGCGTCACCGGCGTGCCGGTGCGGCGGCTGAGCTTCCTGGGGGAGACACACGTTGGCAGTGACTACCTGGACGTCGTGGCGCGGCGGGGCCGTGAGCGCGAGGTGGCGGGCGCCTTCGCGCGGATGCTGCACGCGCTGCGCGACGAATGGGACGTGTTGGACTTGTCGGACCTGCGCGAGGACTCGCCCACCGTGGACGTGCTCCGGGAGACCTTCTCCAGGGAGGACGTCCGAGTGGCGCCGCGCTACGTGTGTCCGTATGACACGCTGCCGCCGGACGAGCCCTTCGACGCGTTCCTCAAACGCACGGGACGCCGCGACAACTTCCTGCGGCGGCGCAAGTGGCTGGAGAAGCAGGAGGGCTACCGCATCGAGCGCACGGACGTCCCGGGCGAGCTGGCGGCGCCGCTGACGGACTTCTTCCGCCTGCACTCGGCGCGGTGGGCCGCGGATGGGGGCTCACAGGGCATCAAGGGCTCGGGCGTGGAGGCTTTCCACCGCGATGCCACGCAGTTCCTGGCGGAGCGGGGACGGCTGCGCCTCTACACGATGAAGGTGGGCGGCCTGGCTGTGGCGTCGGTGTACGGCATCCTCCACCGCGACACCTTCGTGTACTTCCAGTCCGGTTATGACCCGGCGTGGCGCAATCGCAGCGTGGGCCTGGTGCTGGTGGGCGAGACGTTCCGCGACGCGATGGAGGCCGGCCTCAAGGAGTACGACTTCCTCCGCGGCACCGAAACGTACAAATCCGACTGGGTGTCCAAGCAGCGGCGCACGCTGTCCGTGCGCGTCCATGCCGGGACGTGGGAGGGGCGCTGGTTCTCCCAGTCCGAATCCCTGGCGCGCCTGCTGCGCAACGGCGCCAAGGCGGCGATGCCGGACACGTTGGTGGAGAAGGTGCGGCGCTTCCGCCGTCGGCGGGCCGCGGTGCACTGAGCGTCGAAAACGCCAGCGGCGCCTGCCTCGACCACTCCAGGTGGTTGGGGCGGCGCCGCGGGCGCTTGCCGGTGAGAGCGGGGGGCTGGGCGTCAGGGAATGCCGCCAGCGACCTCCGCGCGAAGCTGGGCAATCGCGGGGCCGAGCTGCGGCGGCTGCATGTTGCGCGGCACTTCCACGGAGAAGCGCTCGAAGTGGGCCAGCGCGGCGGCCTTGTCGCCGCGGCGCAGGGCGAGGCTGCCCAGGAAGATGAGCGCCTCCTGCGCGTCCGGCCAGGTGTCCACCAGCTCTGTCAGCTCCGCCTCGGCGCCGGCCATGTCGCCCTGGGTGGCGCGAAGCACGCCGCGGTGGACCTTCAGCTCGACGTTGAAGGGGTCCGCCGCCAGGCCCTTCGCGGTGACCTTCACCGCCTCGTCGAACTGCTGACGGCGGATGAGCTCGTGGCTCAGCAGCGCCGCCGCGTCCACATCTCCGGCGTTGGCGTTCAGCCGCGCGCGAGCCTCCTGCATCTCCGGGCCTTCCTGCATCTGCTCGTCCATGCCCGCGCCCTGCTGCTGCGCGGCGGCGCCGCCCGGGGGCATGCGGCCAGTGGCCTCCATGCCGTCGGTGCGCGTCTGCTGCTCGGAGACGAGCAGGTAGCCCAGCCCACCAAAGAACACCACGATGCCCGCGCCCCACAGCGCGCCCACCAGCTGCGGATTGCGAGACGCCCACCCGGTGGGGGCCGGAGCCTGGGGACGGGCGCGGACGCCCTCGCCGGAGGCCTTGCGCTTGAGGTGCTCGTCCTTCGCGCGCAGCGCCGCGGCGGCCTCGCGCTCCAGGCGGGACTTCTCGGCGGCATACTGCTCGGCGCTCTGGTTGTGCTTCTCCGCTTCCAGCGCGCGGAGCTGATCGATGAGGGACTGCGCGCGCTGGGTCAGGTCATCGAGCACGCCGTCGCGGGGCTCGGCCGACGCCAGGGAGCCCTTGCGGCGCTGCAAGAGGATCCAGCCCGCCGCCAACACGAAGGTGACGGCGAGCACGATGATTCCGGGCAACCAATTCGTCGTCTGCGGCTGCATGGCCTGGCGCTCCTAGCGCTCGAGCTCCCGGCGCACGGCCTGGAGGTACGGGTCTTCTTCATCCGCCGGAGGCGTTCCAGCGGGCGCGGCCGGGGCCGCCGTTTCTTCTGAAGTCGTGGCCGCGGGCGAGGTCTGCTCCGGGGGAGCCGCGCCGCGCTGGAGCTGCCGCCAGATGACGAAGGCGCCCACGGCGACGAGCCCCACCGGGCCCAGCCACACGAACCAGTTGAAGCCTTCCGCGCGGGGGGACAGCAGCACCCACTCACCGTAGCGGGCGACGAAGTACTCGACGATTTCGGCGTCGCTCTTCCCCTCGGAGACGAGCTCGCGAATCATGTCGAGCTGGGCGCGCGCCATGGAGGACGGGCTGTCCGCCACGGACAATCCCTGGCACACGGCGCACCGAAGCTGCTTGCCCAGCGTCTGGGCACGCGCCTCCAGCTCCGGCGCGAGCGGGTCGCTTCCCGCCTGCTGGGGCGCGAACTGGCCGGTGACGAGCGTGAAGGCGAGGGACAGGGTCAGGAGGGCAGCGGTCATCGAAGCTCCATCGAGCCGTCCCTACCTAGCGCCCCAGGCCGTGATTGGACAGTGAAACCTGAGCGGCGGGGGCCCGGCCCGCCGCCCGGCCCGCTGTGCCTACATGGCCGCTTCGGGGTTCAACTGCGCCTGGGCGGCCGCCCGGTGCTCTGGCAGGCCGGTGGTCAGCGCGAAGAGGGCGTAGCCGGCGGGTGAAGCCGCGAGCAGTTCCACACAGTGGTCGCCCAGGCGGTCTGGGACCTGTCCGCCCGCCTTCACATAGGCGTCCACGGTGGCCTCGAACACGGCGTCCACGCCGAGCATCTTCTGGAAGACGAAGTCGCGCGCCGGGTCTCCTACCTTCGCGGTTGTCCAATCGAGGACGCCGGTAATGGTGTCGTCCGGCGCCAGCAGGACATGGGCGGGGTACATCTCCCCGTGCGTCAGCACGACGAAGCGGGGCCAGTAGGAGTCGTCGCCCAGCCAGCGTTCCCAACGCTGGAGGAGGGCGGGCGCCACGTCGAAGGCCTGATTGATGCGGGCGATGTCGGAGGCCCAGTTGGCGCGGACCTGGTCGGGCGTCTCGACGATGAGGCCCGCTCGCCGGGCATCCTCGACGTCGATGGCATGCATCCGGGCCAGGAGCTGGCCGAACTGGCGGGCATAGACGGGGGACTCGCGGTCGAAGTGCCACACGGGCTCGCCCGAGGCGGGGGCCAACGTCAGCCCGGGTCTGCCCGGCAGCGCCGGATAGGCGATGAGGTCCCGGTGGGCGACATGCCACCTGGGCACCGCCACGCCGAGCCGGGGACCGACGAAGTCGAGAATCTTCTTCTCGTCCGGGAGCTTCGCGGAGACGTCTTCACGCCGGGGGATGCGGAGGACCCACTGGGTGTCTTCGAGGTCGCGCGCCATCACGACGCGATAGTCCAGTCCGGCCTCGTTGACCGACAGGGTGTCGGGTTTGAGCTTCAGTCCGTGGTGGCCGGCGAGCTCGACAATCTGGGGGGCATCGTTCGGGGCGGAGGGCATCCAGGGCGTCCTTTCGGGCCTGCACGGTCATCACGCCGGCAGCGCGGGCCACGGCTTCGGGGGGACCACGGTCGCCGGGGAGACGGGCTCGGGCGGGCCATGGGTGAGGCGCCCCGACCCGGCCGGGGCACTCTTCCTGACATCGCGGCCGGGAATCAGAAGCGCCCGTCCACCAGCAGTCCCCCGGAGTTCGGGCCGATGACAGGCGTCAGGCGTGCCTGGATGACGTTTGGCCGCTTTCGTGGGCCTGGGGCTGGAGCGGGGACATCCGACAGGCCCAACTCCTGGCGAAGGCGCTTGTTGTGGCCATCCGCCAGTTCGCGGGCCTCGCTGGCGCTGATGGGATGGGGGTCGTAAAAGATGCCCCACCCCAGCAGCCCTGCTCCCACCAGGCTCACGCCCATTCCCACGAGGAACATGTTCCGCTCCCGGCGGTTGGTCGCGAAACTGCGGTCGATGCAGGCCGAGAAGTCGGGGCCGAGCTCGCAGTCTTCGGACTGAACGCCTGGCGAGGCGATTCCGTAGACGAGCCCGCCAACCATCACGATTCCCCCGACGATCTTCAGGGTGAGCTTCGTGGCGCTTCTCGACTGATACTCCGCCACGAGGTCGTCTCGGCCGAGCTTCTGATAGAACGCCTCACCCTCCAGTGGCTTCTTGTATTTCCCCTCGTACGGGACGGTCCAGCGGCTCGGCGGGCTCCTGACGGCCAGTGGCGAATACGAAAGCGTCACGGCGATGTACTCATCGAACCCGATGTGCCGGAGCTCATATTGCTCCAGCGCCTCTTCAGGACTGAGGGTCGGGCCGCTCTCGGCGATGGGGGCGGGGCTTTCCGCCTCCTCGTTCGCGAGCGTAGGAGTGGTGAACAGGAGGGCAATGATTGCCACGAATCGGAGCATGAGCGCGCGCTTCATATGGGAAGTGCCACGACGACTGCAAGGCCATGGCCTGACGTGCTTGCCTGCCGCGATGTGCGAGGATTTGCCTCGGTGTACAGGTCCTGAAGAGCTCGGGTGGGGCGCCTCCACCGTTTCCAGCTATGGTCCGCCCCAAGATGAAGACCGGACCCTCGGAGCCGCTGCACCTGCCGGAGTACCTTCCCGCGTTGGACGGACTGCGCGGCGTGGCGGTGCTGATGGTGATTGCCTATCACTCACTGACAGGGCTGCGCAGCGCGTCACTGGGCTCGCTCTTTCAGGTGGGCTGGGCGGGCGTGGACCTCTTCTTCGTCCTCTCTGGCTTCCTGATTACGCGCATCCTCGTGCAGACGCGTGAGCGTGGAGGCTACTTCCGTACCTTCTACGCGCGGCGGGCGCTGCGCATCTGGCCCCTGTACTTCCTGGTGCTGGCCTTCACCTTTGGCATCATGGGGCGGCTGCTGCCGGCCCTGGCCTTCGATACCCAGCGTTACTCCTGGACGACCTACGCGCTGTACCTCCAGAACCTCTGGATGACGGACTTCGGTCCCGCGCCCATCAACGTGACGTGGTCCCTGGCCATCGAGGAGCAGTTCTACCTGGTGTGGCCGCTGCTCGTGTTCTTCCTCCGGAACGGGCAGCTCCGCGTGCTCCTGTGGGCGTGCGTGCTGCTGTCCCCCGTGGCGCGCCTCGCGGCCTTGTGGGCGGGCGCGGCGCCCATCCAGGTCTACACCTTCACACTGTTCCGTCTGGATGGACTGGCGCTCGGTGGACTGTTGGCGCTGGGCGTGGTGGATGGCCGCGCCACGGCGGACGGCCTGTCACGGTGGGGCGCGCGGCTCGCGGTGCCCGCGTTGCTCGTGGCCTGCGGGTTGTCCCTCGTCTACTTCGGCCAGGGCGCCGCCATTCACATGGCAACGGCGCTCACGGGGCCGGGCGGCCCGCAGGTTCGTGTGCTGCTGGTGGCGGGTCTGTACACGCTTTGGGCGGTGGGCTTCGCCAGCCTGCTGGGGTGGGTGCTCTCCGGGCGCGCGCGGGTGCTCCAGTCCGTGTTGCAATGGCGGCCGCTGCGCTTCGTGGGGCAGGTGAGCTACGGGCTCTACCTGTTCCATGCGCTCGTCATCCCCGCTGGCGGCCATTACACGCGGCCGCTGTTCTACCGCTTCATTCCCTCGACCTTCGTCGCTACCGCGGTGGGCATCCTGTTCGAGTACGCGGTGCTGCTGGCGCTCACGCTCGTGTCGTGGCGCTTCTTCGAGAAGCCCTTGCTGCGTCTCAAGGACCGCTTCACGCATCCGGAAGCCGCGGGGAAGGCCGTGGCTCCCACGGCCTGATGGCTGGCGTTGGCGTGGGGGAGTGCCGTGCTGCGTATCGACGCGCCAGCTACGAGCGTGGTGGTGCCCAGATGGCGCTGTGGGGCTCCGGCGCGTTGGGGGCTTCCTCCGCGGTGTAGAAGTAGGCCGCGACCGCGGCGCGCCCTCGTCCTTCGGGGCACTCCAGCGCGTTGGGGTGTCCGTGCCAGTGATCGTCGCCGTGAGCCATCACGACCAGGCGATCCAGGAGGGGGGCGATTCGCGTCTCGCACCGGGAGAGGTCCGCGCTCCACAACTCGAGGTCCCCTCCCCAGGCGGGTTCCCAGCCGGGGTTCAGGTAGTAGAGGACGGTGAGCCGGCGGGAGAGCGCGCGGAAGCGATCGCGGTTGAAGTCGGCGTGCAGCGCCAGATGCCCCCCACGCAACGTGAGGTGCAGCCCGGCGCCTCGGAAATGGGGATCCGGGATGAGCCCTTGCACCCCGGTGAGTGACTCCAGGAAGTCGATGAACGCCATGCCGGAGAACTCAGAAAGCAGGTGCCGGAGCGCTCCGGGGACGTCTTCGAACGCCTTGCGCTGAAGCTGTCCCAGTCGAGCCGCCTGTTCGGGGTGGTCGCGTCGCTTCCAACTTGCCTCGGTCGCGCCTGGGAAGACCCCGGCCAGTTCGGACGCCAGCGGCCCCCCCAGGAAGCCATCGATGACGGCGTGGGGATGAGGCCGCGCCGCGCCGTAGCTGGCGCGATGGGCCAGCGCGAGCGAGCGGAGCGCCGTGCGGCTGAAAAAGAAGCTCGGTCCTCGCAGCGGGCCTTCTTCGTGGGTCGCGATGCTCACGTGCCCCCTATAGCAGAACGTGCGGCGCACGCTGCCGATGCCAGGGCACCATGGCGCAGGCGACCGAGTCTG from Myxococcus xanthus encodes the following:
- a CDS encoding tetratricopeptide repeat protein, which encodes MQPQTTNWLPGIIVLAVTFVLAAGWILLQRRKGSLASAEPRDGVLDDLTQRAQSLIDQLRALEAEKHNQSAEQYAAEKSRLEREAAAALRAKDEHLKRKASGEGVRARPQAPAPTGWASRNPQLVGALWGAGIVVFFGGLGYLLVSEQQTRTDGMEATGRMPPGGAAAQQQGAGMDEQMQEGPEMQEARARLNANAGDVDAAALLSHELIRRQQFDEAVKVTAKGLAADPFNVELKVHRGVLRATQGDMAGAEAELTELVDTWPDAQEALIFLGSLALRRGDKAAALAHFERFSVEVPRNMQPPQLGPAIAQLRAEVAGGIP
- a CDS encoding gluconeogenesis factor YvcK family protein, with protein sequence MVGMDMEAPLPAEWAEARRRLELERQGNEVLQGQVDRPTRIVAIGGGTGLPMVLRGLARRATPKAREPGIDITAVVAMSDDGGSSGRLRRQHGALPPGDIRNCLVALAGGKNALKDVFQFRFGGARGLAGHAVGNLLIAALAELKGDFMEAVRMSGELLGARGHVLPSTLASVQLVAQMHDDTEVVGERNICRAHGRVRRVTLSPRSPPPTEGLLEAIYTADLIAIGPGSLYSSVLPNLLVDGVAQALKETRALKVMVANLMTQPGETDGMSCLDHVQAVTDHVGPVLDAVLVNGTLPTEEATRRYARRGSFVVSANPRDLIGAGVVPVQADLLKAGSRIRHDSRKVAACLLKMARSGL
- a CDS encoding 2OG-Fe(II) oxygenase, whose amino-acid sequence is MSIATHEEGPLRGPSFFFSRTALRSLALAHRASYGAARPHPHAVIDGFLGGPLASELAGVFPGATEASWKRRDHPEQAARLGQLQRKAFEDVPGALRHLLSEFSGMAFIDFLESLTGVQGLIPDPHFRGAGLHLTLRGGHLALHADFNRDRFRALSRRLTVLYYLNPGWEPAWGGDLELWSADLSRCETRIAPLLDRLVVMAHGDDHWHGHPNALECPEGRGRAAVAAYFYTAEEAPNAPEPHSAIWAPPRS
- a CDS encoding cytochrome c-type biogenesis protein — its product is MTAALLTLSLAFTLVTGQFAPQQAGSDPLAPELEARAQTLGKQLRCAVCQGLSVADSPSSMARAQLDMIRELVSEGKSDAEIVEYFVARYGEWVLLSPRAEGFNWFVWLGPVGLVAVGAFVIWRQLQRGAAPPEQTSPAATTSEETAAPAAPAGTPPADEEDPYLQAVRRELER
- a CDS encoding acyltransferase family protein, producing the protein MKTGPSEPLHLPEYLPALDGLRGVAVLMVIAYHSLTGLRSASLGSLFQVGWAGVDLFFVLSGFLITRILVQTRERGGYFRTFYARRALRIWPLYFLVLAFTFGIMGRLLPALAFDTQRYSWTTYALYLQNLWMTDFGPAPINVTWSLAIEEQFYLVWPLLVFFLRNGQLRVLLWACVLLSPVARLAALWAGAAPIQVYTFTLFRLDGLALGGLLALGVVDGRATADGLSRWGARLAVPALLVACGLSLVYFGQGAAIHMATALTGPGGPQVRVLLVAGLYTLWAVGFASLLGWVLSGRARVLQSVLQWRPLRFVGQVSYGLYLFHALVIPAGGHYTRPLFYRFIPSTFVATAVGILFEYAVLLALTLVSWRFFEKPLLRLKDRFTHPEAAGKAVAPTA
- a CDS encoding GNAT family N-acetyltransferase encodes the protein MEARDLSASPRVTEVTGRAAFMALESEWNALVEATSNELFFRHEFIRIWMDNFVPGVNPRVLTLRDTDGSLGAVLPLWEERTTLLGVPVRQLSAAANAHSCRFDLVAREPEVAAAAFVSHLRSAGGWDVLRLTDVPDSGAACRLHAAARESGLPVGEWESLRSPYVPLPATRDAFQKTLQSKFKANCRRRRRKLEEKGQLTFERVDSGLGLEGTLEEGFLLEQSGWKGARGTAMAQDARTRGFYTELARDSAYRQRLALYFLRLDGRPVAFQYGLEYGGRYFLLKPGYDETLRECSPGQLLVDEVIATCIDRGLHEFDFLGPDMVWKRDWTNEVRRHTWLYVFNDSPFGQALCATKFRWGPAVKEVVSRWRR
- a CDS encoding DegT/DnrJ/EryC1/StrS family aminotransferase, whose amino-acid sequence is MKHSGRLFVPSLPTLWPHMLLSRPKPGALPPFSSPNVRYFYFARNAIWLTVKMLGLDSGEVLMPAYHHGVEVEALVDAGSTPRFYRVGSRWDVDLDDVARRIGPKTRALYLTHYAGFPGPVAEMRKLADQHGLILIEDCALSLLSSDGAVPLGSTGDVSIFCLYKTLPVPNGGALVVNGPRQYSLPEPPAPPSVSTFSHTVSALLQNLELRGGLAGRALRGAVRTLGHGTVKAASIERVATGTQHFDRKHVDLGMSPLTKRIALAQDLESIVEQRRRNYFFLLGRLRDISAPLFNQLPPGACPLFYPLVVQDKAEVLARLRAKGIDAIDFWKRFHPACDASAFPEVAQLRRSIVEIPCHQDLTPEVMADVAQAVREAVKSDHRSKKRAG
- a CDS encoding macrolide 2'-phosphotransferase produces the protein MPSAPNDAPQIVELAGHHGLKLKPDTLSVNEAGLDYRVVMARDLEDTQWVLRIPRREDVSAKLPDEKKILDFVGPRLGVAVPRWHVAHRDLIAYPALPGRPGLTLAPASGEPVWHFDRESPVYARQFGQLLARMHAIDVEDARRAGLIVETPDQVRANWASDIARINQAFDVAPALLQRWERWLGDDSYWPRFVVLTHGEMYPAHVLLAPDDTITGVLDWTTAKVGDPARDFVFQKMLGVDAVFEATVDAYVKAGGQVPDRLGDHCVELLAASPAGYALFALTTGLPEHRAAAQAQLNPEAAM
- a CDS encoding GNAT family N-acetyltransferase produces the protein MIREDELSQGPWAAHPLEVGAVGSLSTLAGMREEWATLMDASDAGPFNAWEWVYPWCRRIATGRRPLVLTARDAAGTLVGLMPLGVEYLGVTGVPVRRLSFLGETHVGSDYLDVVARRGREREVAGAFARMLHALRDEWDVLDLSDLREDSPTVDVLRETFSREDVRVAPRYVCPYDTLPPDEPFDAFLKRTGRRDNFLRRRKWLEKQEGYRIERTDVPGELAAPLTDFFRLHSARWAADGGSQGIKGSGVEAFHRDATQFLAERGRLRLYTMKVGGLAVASVYGILHRDTFVYFQSGYDPAWRNRSVGLVLVGETFRDAMEAGLKEYDFLRGTETYKSDWVSKQRRTLSVRVHAGTWEGRWFSQSESLARLLRNGAKAAMPDTLVEKVRRFRRRRAAVH
- the exoE gene encoding polyisoprenyl-phosphate hexose-1-phosphate transferase ExoE, which codes for MLRVFHHYFSAKKLTFFLAESSAIALACVMGAAACAALFAPDGTHTPLSQLWPTLLWLGAAFVITFQFTLYLLDLYDLRVAAEDRVRGYRFLKAAGVTAMVAGGVMLVTPLVVPMQLPPGTLLGGAMGALAGTLMVRVSIRALVGAPHSVLLVGEGPKARAVASAIDAGGEGTYRIVGLTDPRTSGEALEQTAARLNAAFVVQAADDMRGANWVDGLLRCRLQGRRVYEATGFCERVLRRIPVQFLRASDFAFADELTVSPLRRTLKRGFDIAVASLLLMLSAPFLLLVVVAIKLDSKGPIFYRQERTGLFGSTYHLWKFRSMRTDAEKHGAVWAKANDDRVTRVGRFIRRTRIDEIPQVFNILTGDMSFVGPRPERPVFVEQLKQQIPFYGLREAVKPGLTGWAQIRYPYGASVEDARNKLEFDLYYVKNGSLFLDVGIIFHTVRHVLLGRGAR